In the bacterium genome, one interval contains:
- the uvrA gene encoding excinuclease ABC subunit UvrA, which produces MPKSLEFIDVRGAAEHNLKRVDAKIPKHRFVVFTGPSGSGKSSLAFDTIYAEGQRRYVESLSSYARQFLGQMEKPRYDHIRGLSPTISIEQKAASNNPRSTVGTITEIYDYLRVLFARIGRQHCHQCGEAVEQLSAAEISARLRSLPKGTRFLLMARLVDNRKGEYRELLQEAVKEGYGRFRIDGKVVRDDELPTLDKKRKHTIDVVVDRLSVPTEKTRSFSSRVTDSVETALQKGNGALLCSIVGGEERLYSEQLFCHQCEMGFPELSPQSFSFNSPLGMCPDCNGLGTKPEMDPSLVVPDPTKTVREGAIEPWAKVVERGSDSWTGSILANLAKTYKIDFDRPWQKLSKRHRQILLYGTGEKRVAMSMKFATGKIEFQRRFEGALNELYRRFRQTKSEGMRKYYMRYLSEAECSTCDGQRLRPETRAVFLGGSTLPELASRTIRETHEFIDALKLSRNEKQIAEEVLKEINGRLGFLMDVGLNYLTLDRPGPSLSGGESQRIRLASQIGSELTGVLYILDEPSIGLHQRDNGRLLTTLAKLRDLGNTVIVVEHDQETIQKADHVLDFGPGAGVHGGEVVFSGTPAQLQRSSKSVTGRYLSGKESISTPTGRRKGSGKKIRVVGAEANNLKKVSVEFPLETMTAVTGVSGAGKSTLVNAVLYPALKRHFFDSNDAVGAHKKLEGVDYVDKVIEIDQRPIGRTPRSNPATYTKVFDEIRKVFAQTQEARTYGYKPGRFSFNVKGGRCEACEGDGVRRIEMHFLADVFVPCEICRGKRFNEATLRVRFKGLNIAEVLDLSIEEALDVFANQPRVLSGIRTLAEVGLGYVKLGQPSPTLSGGEAQRIKLARELSKKATGRTLYVLDEPTTGLHFDDLKKLLQVLDRLVEAGNTVLVIEHNLDVIRCADWVIDLGPEGGDAGGEVVAAGTPEEVSKCKESYTGKYLRRVL; this is translated from the coding sequence ATGCCCAAGTCCCTAGAGTTCATCGACGTTCGCGGTGCCGCTGAGCACAACCTGAAACGGGTCGACGCGAAGATCCCGAAGCACAGGTTCGTCGTGTTTACGGGGCCCTCCGGGTCGGGCAAATCGAGTCTGGCCTTCGATACGATCTATGCGGAGGGGCAGCGCCGCTACGTCGAATCGCTCTCTTCCTACGCCCGGCAATTCCTCGGCCAGATGGAAAAGCCCCGCTACGACCACATCCGCGGCCTCTCACCCACCATTTCGATCGAACAGAAGGCCGCCAGCAACAACCCGCGCTCGACCGTCGGAACGATCACCGAGATCTACGACTATCTGCGGGTGCTGTTTGCGCGGATCGGCCGCCAGCATTGTCATCAATGCGGCGAGGCGGTCGAGCAGCTCTCTGCCGCGGAAATCTCCGCCCGATTGCGCTCGCTTCCCAAAGGCACGCGCTTCTTGTTGATGGCGAGGTTGGTCGACAACCGCAAGGGTGAATACCGCGAGCTACTCCAGGAGGCGGTGAAGGAAGGCTATGGGCGCTTCCGCATCGACGGGAAGGTCGTGCGGGACGATGAACTGCCGACCCTCGACAAGAAACGCAAGCATACGATCGACGTCGTAGTCGATCGGCTCTCCGTACCGACCGAGAAGACGCGGAGCTTTTCTTCGCGGGTGACGGATTCGGTGGAGACGGCTCTGCAAAAAGGCAATGGGGCCTTGCTCTGCAGCATCGTTGGCGGTGAGGAGCGACTCTACTCGGAGCAACTCTTCTGTCACCAATGCGAGATGGGCTTCCCCGAACTTTCACCCCAGAGTTTCTCCTTCAACTCTCCGCTCGGGATGTGCCCGGATTGCAATGGGCTCGGAACGAAGCCCGAGATGGACCCGAGCCTCGTCGTTCCGGATCCGACGAAGACGGTGCGCGAGGGCGCCATCGAGCCCTGGGCAAAGGTGGTCGAGCGCGGTTCGGATAGCTGGACCGGATCGATCCTGGCGAACCTGGCCAAGACCTACAAGATCGATTTCGATCGTCCGTGGCAGAAGCTCTCGAAAAGACATCGACAAATCCTCCTGTATGGAACCGGCGAAAAACGCGTCGCCATGTCGATGAAATTCGCGACGGGCAAGATCGAGTTCCAGCGCCGCTTCGAGGGTGCCCTGAACGAACTCTACAGGCGGTTTCGGCAAACGAAGAGCGAGGGGATGCGCAAGTACTACATGCGTTACCTCTCCGAAGCGGAATGCTCCACCTGCGATGGGCAGCGTCTGCGCCCAGAGACGCGGGCCGTATTTCTCGGCGGCTCCACGCTCCCGGAACTCGCGTCCCGCACGATTCGTGAAACGCACGAGTTCATCGACGCCCTGAAGCTCTCGCGCAACGAGAAACAGATCGCGGAAGAGGTCTTGAAGGAGATCAACGGTCGGCTCGGATTCCTGATGGATGTCGGGCTGAACTACTTGACCCTCGATCGACCCGGGCCTTCCCTTTCCGGTGGTGAGAGCCAACGCATCCGGCTCGCCAGCCAGATCGGGAGCGAGTTGACCGGCGTGCTCTACATCCTGGACGAGCCGTCCATCGGATTGCATCAGAGGGACAACGGGCGGCTCCTCACGACGTTGGCGAAGCTGCGGGATCTGGGCAACACGGTGATCGTGGTCGAGCACGATCAGGAGACGATCCAAAAGGCGGATCATGTGCTCGATTTCGGGCCCGGAGCCGGCGTGCATGGTGGCGAGGTGGTGTTTTCCGGCACACCCGCACAGTTGCAGCGCTCCTCGAAATCGGTGACCGGCCGCTACCTCTCCGGGAAGGAATCGATTTCCACGCCGACCGGCCGGCGCAAGGGCTCCGGTAAGAAGATCCGCGTGGTAGGTGCCGAGGCGAACAACCTCAAGAAGGTGAGCGTCGAGTTTCCCCTGGAGACGATGACCGCCGTTACGGGGGTTTCCGGTGCCGGCAAGAGCACTCTCGTGAACGCCGTTCTCTACCCAGCACTGAAACGACATTTCTTCGACAGCAACGATGCGGTGGGCGCGCACAAGAAGCTGGAGGGTGTGGATTACGTAGACAAGGTGATCGAGATCGACCAGCGCCCCATCGGGCGTACGCCCCGATCGAATCCGGCGACCTACACCAAGGTCTTCGACGAAATCCGAAAGGTCTTCGCCCAGACCCAGGAGGCGCGAACCTATGGCTACAAGCCGGGCCGCTTCTCGTTCAACGTAAAGGGTGGTCGCTGCGAGGCCTGCGAGGGTGATGGTGTCCGCCGCATCGAAATGCACTTCCTGGCCGATGTATTCGTGCCTTGTGAGATATGCCGGGGGAAGCGGTTCAACGAGGCCACGCTGCGGGTGCGTTTCAAGGGGCTCAACATCGCCGAGGTGCTCGATCTTTCGATCGAGGAGGCCCTCGACGTCTTTGCCAACCAGCCGAGGGTGCTGAGCGGTATTCGTACACTCGCTGAAGTGGGTCTTGGCTATGTGAAGCTCGGACAGCCGTCGCCGACCCTCTCCGGTGGAGAGGCTCAGCGCATCAAGTTGGCGCGGGAGCTTTCGAAGAAGGCGACCGGGAGGACGCTCTACGTTCTCGACGAGCCCACGACGGGCCTGCACTTCGACGACCTGAAGAAGTTGCTCCAGGTTCTCGATCGGTTGGTCGAGGCCGGCAATACCGTGCTCGTGATCGAGCACAACCTCGACGTGATCCGATGCGCCGATTGGGTCATCGATCTCGGGCCGGAAGGTGGCGACGCGGGCGGCGAAGTGGTGGCGGCCGGTACGCCGGAAGAGGTCTCCAAATGCAAGGAGAGCTACACCGGGAAGTACCTTCGGCGGGTGTTGTAA
- a CDS encoding outer membrane lipoprotein-sorting protein — translation MTRSSGRWLRALTLLASLLFANAGDATREDVGSLSSERILREAFEHRYGCDLSAHVELLVTNVAGERMERRLDLASKYIDGRLHSRAQFSEPQYLRGTGLLIIERADLWSADEQFIFLPSLRRVRRISGAQRGDAFLGTDLTYEDFERHRVEDYALAPTRLSSTAGEDVYVIEATPLLPSPRTRVEFHVARSDLAILRIEDFKSSREPFKIIEIPRGGLHVDGVFRVPTLMTVYRPARGTRTAVRIERLTLNPSLAEGLFSSAALESGRSIPISNKE, via the coding sequence GTGACCCGCTCCAGTGGCCGGTGGTTGCGAGCCCTGACTCTCCTTGCGTCGCTCTTGTTCGCGAACGCAGGCGATGCCACCCGTGAGGATGTCGGTTCACTCTCGTCGGAGCGCATTCTTCGCGAGGCCTTCGAGCACAGATACGGCTGTGATCTCAGCGCTCACGTCGAACTTCTCGTCACCAATGTCGCCGGTGAGCGAATGGAGCGAAGGCTCGATCTGGCCAGCAAGTACATCGATGGACGACTCCACAGCCGGGCGCAGTTCTCCGAACCGCAATATCTCCGAGGCACGGGCCTCTTGATCATCGAGCGAGCAGACCTCTGGAGTGCGGACGAGCAGTTCATCTTCCTTCCGTCGCTCCGACGGGTCCGCCGGATTTCGGGAGCCCAACGGGGGGATGCGTTTCTTGGGACGGATCTGACTTACGAAGATTTCGAACGGCATCGGGTGGAGGACTACGCACTCGCGCCCACGAGACTCTCGTCGACCGCAGGCGAAGACGTGTACGTGATCGAGGCGACGCCGCTGCTCCCGTCACCACGGACCCGGGTGGAATTCCATGTCGCTCGGAGCGACCTCGCGATTCTTCGCATCGAAGATTTCAAGAGCAGCCGAGAGCCCTTCAAGATCATCGAAATTCCACGTGGAGGTCTCCACGTGGACGGCGTGTTTCGCGTGCCCACGCTCATGACCGTCTACAGGCCGGCACGGGGAACCCGAACGGCCGTCCGAATCGAGAGGCTGACCTTGAATCCGTCGCTGGCGGAAGGGCTTTTCTCCAGCGCAGCGCTGGAATCAGGGAGATCCATCCCCATTTCGAACAAGGAGTAG
- a CDS encoding MMPL family transporter, translating into MSFFSRPALAHPILALVLVGIVSGVAIAGVLRLSSDTGFRSYIGSSHAAVREFDQFIDGFGGGLPIAAVWSCEDKSVCDDVFDPRSIEMDNAVASAMRRQSEVRRVDSPATTSVLLESPAGLESHLLHAAASPGERDLLRNAVLSDPMWLRALVSEDGNTGAIVIELASSESASTIAVVRALQRELAPFEERGFEFHLVGQAVELLVTDEDLAADSARLVPATVALIALVIFALYRSWLPVVATLLTLGVTLLWTMGLMGWLGWAQNAITQTLAPLIMVIGVADAVHLITAVVAKSAWTSRGIGEAVRSVASPCLMTSVTTAAALASFGVSGVESLARFGIVAASGVLIALVLSFSLLPALLLLLPGEQKREQVGTSWDDVLASVVDLAQRRRVLVLTFSSVLMAFGAVGVHQLRVDVDPYELYGPGSQVVQWARFVETRLRSPDSVELEVRPPVGSSFETAGNLEVLDGISQRIDSISGLTNPRSILGPIEALRSRLGSEAEDLPGREALFLLSVSGGDSIDPWLSLDRRRARISTEARKMSQRERDEVLGALNGILREILPESWAYTLTGPLAVYYQMVEEIHGTQLRSFAIAAGIVSLLSMLFLRSIRLGVIAMLPTVAPVVLTLGAMGLWGVPLDMGTAMVATVIIGIAIDDSLHLLNQHRRGLDQGLSAADAMNRSVRFVGRAVITTSLALALGFFSMTFSSWQSIASFGFLSAIAIMGALTADLLLLPAIVSGPVAGDRAAQ; encoded by the coding sequence ATGAGCTTCTTCTCGAGGCCCGCGCTCGCGCATCCCATTCTGGCGTTGGTGTTGGTCGGGATCGTGAGTGGGGTGGCGATTGCGGGGGTCCTACGACTCAGTAGTGATACAGGCTTCCGGTCCTACATCGGATCTTCCCACGCCGCTGTTCGTGAGTTCGACCAATTCATAGACGGATTCGGAGGCGGCCTGCCGATCGCAGCGGTCTGGAGCTGTGAGGACAAGAGCGTCTGCGACGATGTCTTCGATCCGCGCTCCATCGAAATGGACAATGCGGTTGCTTCTGCCATGCGGCGACAGTCCGAGGTACGCCGGGTCGATAGCCCAGCTACGACCAGCGTTCTTCTGGAATCACCCGCTGGGCTGGAATCTCACCTGCTTCACGCCGCTGCATCGCCGGGCGAGCGCGATCTGCTCCGGAACGCCGTCCTCTCGGATCCGATGTGGTTGCGAGCCCTGGTCTCCGAAGACGGCAACACGGGGGCGATCGTCATCGAACTCGCGTCGTCGGAGAGCGCTTCGACCATCGCGGTCGTCCGGGCGCTCCAAAGGGAGCTCGCTCCCTTCGAAGAGCGGGGCTTCGAGTTCCATCTGGTAGGTCAGGCGGTCGAGCTGCTGGTCACGGACGAAGATCTCGCAGCGGACTCGGCGCGGCTCGTTCCGGCGACGGTCGCCCTGATCGCCCTGGTCATCTTCGCTCTCTACCGATCGTGGCTGCCCGTGGTCGCGACCCTTCTCACGCTCGGCGTGACGCTCCTGTGGACGATGGGACTGATGGGCTGGCTGGGTTGGGCGCAGAACGCCATCACACAAACCCTGGCCCCGTTGATCATGGTCATCGGGGTCGCAGATGCGGTGCATCTCATCACGGCTGTCGTCGCGAAATCGGCATGGACATCCAGAGGAATCGGGGAGGCTGTGCGAAGTGTGGCGTCTCCCTGCCTGATGACGAGTGTCACGACCGCAGCAGCCCTCGCTTCGTTCGGCGTGAGTGGCGTGGAAAGCCTCGCAAGGTTCGGAATCGTCGCTGCCTCGGGAGTGTTGATTGCCCTCGTGTTGAGCTTCTCCCTTCTTCCAGCACTACTTCTGCTCCTGCCGGGCGAGCAGAAGAGAGAGCAGGTCGGGACCTCGTGGGATGACGTTCTCGCATCGGTCGTCGACCTTGCGCAGCGTAGGAGGGTGCTCGTGCTCACCTTCTCCTCTGTTCTCATGGCGTTTGGTGCAGTCGGAGTGCACCAGCTCCGCGTCGACGTGGATCCCTACGAGCTGTACGGGCCGGGAAGCCAGGTGGTCCAGTGGGCCCGTTTCGTCGAAACACGATTGCGTAGCCCCGATTCGGTAGAACTCGAGGTACGCCCCCCGGTCGGCTCCAGCTTCGAAACGGCCGGAAACCTCGAGGTCCTGGATGGAATCAGCCAGCGTATCGATAGCATTTCGGGGCTGACGAACCCTCGCAGCATATTAGGCCCGATCGAGGCCCTTCGAAGCCGCCTGGGTTCCGAGGCCGAGGACCTGCCTGGCCGCGAGGCCTTGTTTCTGCTCTCGGTTTCGGGCGGTGACAGCATCGATCCATGGTTGAGCCTCGACCGACGGCGCGCGCGAATCTCGACGGAGGCGAGGAAGATGTCCCAACGGGAGAGGGACGAGGTGCTTGGCGCGCTGAATGGGATCTTGCGCGAAATCCTTCCGGAGAGCTGGGCTTACACGCTCACCGGACCGCTGGCCGTCTACTACCAGATGGTCGAGGAGATTCACGGGACCCAGCTTCGAAGCTTCGCGATCGCGGCTGGAATCGTGTCGCTCCTCTCGATGCTGTTTCTGCGTTCCATTCGGCTCGGCGTCATCGCCATGCTGCCTACCGTGGCTCCCGTGGTTCTCACCCTGGGCGCCATGGGACTCTGGGGCGTCCCGCTGGATATGGGTACGGCGATGGTGGCGACCGTGATCATTGGAATTGCGATCGACGATTCCCTCCACCTGCTGAATCAGCATCGCCGGGGGCTCGACCAGGGGCTTTCCGCCGCTGACGCCATGAATCGGTCGGTTCGATTCGTCGGCCGCGCGGTGATCACGACCTCGCTGGCACTCGCGCTCGGGTTCTTCTCGATGACGTTCTCTTCCTGGCAGAGCATTGCCAGCTTCGGTTTTCTTTCGGCCATCGCCATCATGGGCGCGCTCACGGCCGATCTCCTGCTGTTGCCAGCGATCGTCAGCGGGCCGGTGGCCGGCGATCGAGCAGCGCAGTGA
- a CDS encoding metal-activated pyridoxal enzyme — MRIQDLPTPALLVDGVDLEHNLSSMAKALPGPRLRPHVKAHKCTALAQRQVAQGHRSFTCATIREMEGMAAAGLGDDLLLANEVLDARRLGELDARVTVAVDSPETISAAARGGVRDVLIDVNVGLPRCGCAPEHAGDLAAMAREAGLEVRGVMGYEGHLMIVSDREKQAEGVQDAMALLSAAHADVGGEVISAGGTGSYDLNEVATEIQAGSYALMDTAYGALGLPFRCALQLEATIISVSETYAVADCGLKALGMDHGNPEIVGGGNVWFCSDEHITFAPLASAKVGDRIRLLPAHVDPTAAYHETLHVVDDEQVLESWPIDLRGW; from the coding sequence ATGCGGATTCAGGATCTTCCGACACCTGCACTGCTCGTCGATGGTGTCGACCTCGAGCACAACCTCAGCAGCATGGCCAAGGCGCTACCGGGCCCGCGCCTGCGTCCGCATGTGAAGGCGCATAAGTGCACGGCGCTGGCGCAGCGGCAAGTCGCCCAAGGTCATCGCAGCTTTACGTGTGCGACGATTCGCGAGATGGAAGGGATGGCGGCCGCCGGTCTGGGGGACGATCTGCTGCTCGCCAACGAAGTGCTCGATGCCCGCAGGTTGGGCGAGCTGGATGCCCGTGTGACGGTTGCCGTCGATTCGCCCGAAACGATCTCCGCCGCAGCTCGTGGGGGCGTGCGCGACGTCTTGATCGATGTCAACGTGGGCCTCCCGCGTTGCGGCTGTGCCCCCGAGCATGCCGGGGACCTGGCTGCGATGGCTCGCGAGGCAGGGCTCGAGGTCCGCGGTGTGATGGGCTACGAGGGCCACCTGATGATCGTCTCCGATCGCGAGAAACAGGCGGAGGGAGTGCAGGATGCGATGGCGCTTCTCTCGGCTGCCCACGCCGATGTCGGGGGAGAAGTGATCTCGGCCGGTGGGACCGGGAGCTACGATCTGAACGAGGTCGCGACCGAGATCCAGGCCGGCTCCTACGCCCTGATGGACACTGCGTACGGAGCACTCGGTCTACCCTTCCGCTGCGCCCTTCAGCTGGAAGCCACCATCATCTCCGTGAGCGAGACGTACGCCGTAGCGGATTGCGGCCTCAAGGCCCTCGGCATGGATCATGGAAACCCGGAGATCGTCGGCGGCGGGAACGTCTGGTTCTGCTCCGACGAGCACATCACGTTCGCGCCCCTGGCATCGGCGAAGGTGGGCGACCGCATCCGCCTCTTGCCGGCCCACGTCGACCCGACGGCCGCCTATCATGAAACGCTGCACGTGGTGGACGACGAGCAGGTGTTGGAGAGCTGGCCGATCGACCTGCGCGGCTGGTAG
- a CDS encoding metallophosphoesterase has translation MGRRRLFIVILIVGIVLTLLAGAHWLLARRLVVDPGFQGPLRWFGLTVIALLGVGAVLQPALERVLPALWTRRLSFPFLVWMGLFWIGLNAALALDLFGWFGARFGWPAPAAGAKAIVLALAMAGFGAVGLWNGLRPPPLRRVTHRLQRWPEPLDGFRIAQISDVHIGPVLGESFAQALVARVNALDADLIVITGDLVDGHVEKLRNDVEAFRKLRARHGVFFVTGNHDIYSGDEAWVARIRELGIRVLRNQRVRVEANGSGFECAGVDDHRGDWARGSSEDLARALDGWEREEPLVLLAHDPATFRKASREGVDLQLSGHTHGGQIWPFRWLVRLSVRWVAGCYQEGESHLYVSRGTGFWGPPMRLLVPAG, from the coding sequence ATGGGGCGCCGCCGGCTGTTCATCGTGATTTTGATCGTAGGGATTGTCTTGACGCTCCTTGCCGGCGCCCATTGGCTCCTGGCTCGACGCCTCGTCGTGGATCCCGGGTTCCAGGGCCCGTTGCGTTGGTTTGGCCTCACGGTGATCGCGTTGCTGGGCGTCGGTGCCGTTCTCCAACCCGCACTCGAGCGCGTGCTTCCGGCGTTGTGGACGCGTCGGCTTTCGTTCCCGTTCCTGGTGTGGATGGGGCTCTTCTGGATCGGACTCAATGCGGCGCTTGCCCTCGATTTGTTCGGGTGGTTCGGCGCCCGGTTCGGGTGGCCTGCGCCGGCCGCCGGGGCAAAGGCGATCGTTCTTGCGCTGGCGATGGCCGGGTTCGGCGCGGTCGGCCTGTGGAATGGTTTGCGTCCGCCGCCGCTTCGCCGCGTTACACACCGGCTCCAGCGTTGGCCCGAGCCGCTCGATGGTTTTCGTATCGCCCAGATCAGCGATGTCCACATCGGGCCCGTGCTGGGCGAGTCCTTCGCGCAGGCGCTGGTCGCAAGAGTGAACGCGTTGGATGCGGACTTGATCGTGATTACCGGCGATCTCGTTGATGGACACGTCGAGAAGCTCCGCAACGATGTCGAAGCGTTCCGAAAGCTGCGGGCCCGCCACGGTGTCTTCTTCGTCACCGGAAATCACGACATCTATTCGGGAGATGAAGCCTGGGTCGCCCGCATCCGAGAACTCGGAATCCGAGTCCTCCGCAACCAGCGCGTGCGCGTCGAGGCCAACGGATCGGGCTTCGAGTGCGCCGGTGTCGACGACCATCGGGGCGATTGGGCCAGGGGCAGCTCAGAGGATCTTGCACGAGCACTCGACGGCTGGGAGCGCGAAGAGCCGCTGGTCCTCCTTGCCCACGATCCGGCGACCTTTCGCAAGGCGAGCCGGGAGGGCGTCGATCTACAGCTCTCTGGCCATACCCATGGCGGCCAGATCTGGCCTTTCCGCTGGCTGGTGCGCCTCTCCGTCCGTTGGGTCGCCGGCTGCTACCAGGAGGGCGAATCCCACCTCTATGTGAGCCGCGGCACCGGCTTCTGGGGCCCACCCATGCGCCTGCTCGTCCCCGCTGGTTGA
- a CDS encoding sulfite exporter TauE/SafE family protein → MPDLAVLAILTLAAALQGFLGFGFGIVAMSGLTLSHDLLHAAGVVNLCGLVTTSGQLFSLRKHVLWRPALRIAPALLLGVVLGVLALGTLDRTLMVQVLGATTVVIALWSLWRPRLQTRETPILDSGIGLVSGFLGGAFNTGGPPLIAHLYRRSESPDAIRATIQLLFLTIGTSRALTAASQGMFDRSILIDAAVAIPVVMLGLVGGFAIARRVGTARFRTASWVALGLLGIVLILRA, encoded by the coding sequence ATGCCTGATCTGGCCGTACTGGCGATTCTCACCCTGGCAGCCGCCCTCCAGGGCTTCCTGGGCTTCGGCTTCGGGATCGTGGCGATGTCAGGCCTCACCCTCTCCCACGATCTGCTCCATGCAGCGGGCGTCGTGAACCTCTGCGGGCTCGTCACGACGAGCGGACAGCTCTTCAGCTTGCGGAAGCACGTTCTCTGGCGGCCAGCGCTGCGAATCGCTCCTGCCCTTCTCCTTGGCGTGGTTCTCGGCGTGCTCGCCCTCGGGACCCTCGACCGCACGCTGATGGTGCAGGTCCTCGGCGCCACGACGGTCGTCATCGCCCTGTGGAGCCTGTGGCGCCCGCGGCTGCAGACGCGGGAGACGCCGATCCTTGATTCCGGAATCGGCCTGGTGAGCGGATTCCTCGGGGGCGCCTTCAACACCGGAGGGCCTCCCTTGATCGCCCACCTCTACCGCCGATCCGAGTCTCCGGACGCGATTCGCGCGACCATCCAGTTGCTCTTCCTCACGATCGGAACCAGCCGTGCCCTGACCGCCGCAAGCCAGGGGATGTTCGATCGCAGCATCCTGATCGATGCGGCCGTTGCCATCCCGGTGGTCATGCTGGGCCTGGTCGGGGGCTTCGCCATCGCCCGCCGAGTGGGCACGGCCCGCTTCAGGACCGCCTCCTGGGTGGCGCTCGGCCTGCTGGGGATCGTCCTGATCCTGCGGGCCTGA